agcactgttcccataatgtctctctctctctctctctctctctctaggcGATGAAGCGAGCCATCAGTAAGAACACGGCCATGCTTGTGTGCTCGGCACCCCAGTTCCCTCACGGAATCATGGATCCCGTCGAGGAAGTGTCCGAGGTGAGCGCCTCGGCTAAATGGCTCCTGGGCTAgcgtggcggcggcgccgctgaCGCGTTCCCGTGGTGTGTTCCAGCTGGCGGCTCGCTACAAGCTCCCGCTGCACGTCGACGCCTGTCTGGGAGGCTTCCTCATCGTCTTCATGGCCAAAGCTGGGTACCCGCTAGCCCCGTTCGACTTCAGGTTAAAAGGCGTCAGCAGCATCTCCGCAGACACCCACAAGGTGAGGGAGCGGCCGGCCGGTCGGAAACAGCGGCATCCGAGCTGCGTCCGATCGTCCATGCGACCTGCCGACAGACGAGGAAACTAAACCAATGGGAAGCCTTCGAACCGCTACGTTCCATGCTATCGTCTCTTCTGTAACAGTAGCCATGCTCTATTATCACATTTCTACGAGCATTAAACTGGAGATTTATGTAGCTCCACCCTCTCTAGGCCACGCCCCTCCACGCAGCTGCGCTGTCCCCCTTTGAGCTCCGATCTTACTCTGATTTGTTAAAGGCGTGTTAATGAGAACTTAACGTTCTGTGTCTGTGCGTTCCTCTCCAGTACGGTTACGCCCCCAAAGGTTCCTCGGTCATCCTCTACAGTGATAAAAAGTACCGCCAGTACCAGTACTTTGTCGCCCCGGACTGGCAGGGGGGGATCTACGCCTCGCCCTCCATCGCAGGCTCGCGGCCGGGTGGAATTATTGCCGCCTGCTGGGCAACCATGATGCACATGGGCGAGAACGGATACATAGATGCCACCAAAAAGGTCATCGGCACGGCGCGCAAAATCAAGACCGAGTAAGACGCTCCGTGCCGAGGTTTCGACGTCTCTGACGCGGCAGAGGAGCGTTTGGACGTTTCATCTCTGTGTGCTTTCGTATCCAGAGTCTGCAAGATAAACGGCGTGTTTGTGTTCGGGAACCCGGAGGTGTCGGTGGTGGCGATCGGCTCCGACGTCTTCGATATCTTCCGTCTGTCCAACGCGCTGTCGTCAAAGGGCTGGAATCTGAACACGCTGCAGTTCCCGTCCAGGTGCGTTGTCCAAAAGGAGAATCTTCCGATTGGCGGTTGGGGGGTGACGCACGCTTCTCGTTTCTCCTCCGCAGCATCCACATTTGTTGCACCGTCCTGCACACGCAGAAGGGCGTCGCCGAGCAGTTCGTCTGTGACGTCAGAGAGCAGGTCGCCATCATCCTGAAGAACCCCAAAGAGAAAACCACCGGGCTGGTGAGCGAGTTCCGCGCGCGCCGTCGTTCGTACCCGTAGCGTTAAGTCatcgagtgccagccatttGCCCGCGTCGCTATATGCCCCCGAGTTGCCCcagttttttctcatttttgcCCGATATTCCAAGCCCCGCGGAATATTCTTTACCgtgactatgcaaacactgaaccgaccaaatgaaagatcaaagtctcgTCTTTCACCcggaaaaagaaagtgtgttcctccCATTTTtggttctggagttattggccgttgaagagaggcagagttcaatgtcagggttggcagttgGCATACAAAGAGTTAATTCTAACACGCCTCCACAACAGTGTTGTCTGcattaactctttcaatgccatttATGTTTGCATGGTCGTAGTAGAagatattctgtggggcttcacaatcagggcaaaatgagcgacgACTGGCCCTCAGCACTCAGCCGGGCTGAGAACGGCTGGAGCTGAAggagttgtttgtctttctgtccttgCTGTGATTTGATGTCTCTTGCGTGTCCTCCCGCTGCCACAGGGGGCGATCTACGGCATGGCCCAGTCCATCCCAGACAGATCCATGGTGACGGAGATCTCCAGAGGCTTCCTGGACTGTCTCTACAGCACCGAGGCGTCCACGTCAAGCAGCGGCCACACGAACAGCAATGGGAAAGCCCActgaaggggggcggggggggcaggggggtcACGCTCACTCGACGGTTGCCTTATCGTGCATCCCCTACACTGTATGTAAAAGCACAAGCCGCCCGCCGGCGTCTCAATCGGCCGAGGTGGGAATCGCTTCGGACACGCCTGAGAAATGAATGGTTCACAAATCGACCTTTTCACTTTGATCAGTGcagtggaagtgtgtgtgtgtgtgtgtgtgtgtgtgtgtgtgtttgtgtgtttgtgtgtttgtatcgTACCGGCTTCAGaaattcatttcagttttgTATCTTTTTTTGTGATCCGTTGATGCGAACCACAAAGCGATTATTTAATTCTCACGCCGTAACATTTCAGCTCCGACCCGGCTGAAACGCCGACCACGGGAATCTCACTGGGAGCGCTCCGATGATGACGCGGCGCACTCTCTGGCCGGTTCCAGCTGGAGCGTGAAGacgcatgttgttgttttttgttagCACTGAATCGGACGACTTTAATGGAGATCCGATCGTTGCGTTTGGGTTTGAGCTCGGAGGGAGAATTGTTTTGTCATTGGGAGCTTTCGTCATGTTCACATTTCTTGTCCTTTGATGCTAAATGCAGGATCTTGTAACCCGAGCCGACACTAAATCTTTCTTTAGAGGTAGTTTTGTGGAACCGACGCTTATTTGCTGCTCTGATTGTTGCTCAGaataaaaatggaataaatggcTTCATGGCCGCCGTTTTGAAGCGATTCGATCTACCTCGGTACCGATTCaatgcaagccccccccccccctcccccctctcatGGTTATCGTCTGTGGCATCCGGACTCTCCGTTGAGATTCACTGTGACGACGGCTTTTTGACGCTCCTTAGCTTTACTTTGGGGGAATCTCAGCCCCGGCTGATTAAGGGTTAATGACCTCTGAGCACCAGAATGACCTTTCCTCTCGCCTGCTTTCTTATTATTCCGTTTTGAAATtgtgtgtttgcctgtttgtGCAATATATGCAACCTTAACCTTTGAATGGACTGAAACCGTGGGGGCTTCACTGCTGCTGTGTAAATGCCGGCCTCGTGAGGTCAACgcggccgcccccccccccgaccactgGGTTCTCATCTCGCTCTTGATTTGCaggctttttgtgtttttgcatacTGAGCAGGTTTGAGAGAGAAAATAGACCCGACTTACAGATGGAGGGATTTTTGACAGGGTGAGGAAACTCACGCCGAACACAAGACTTCTCTCATCAACGACTAATCCTATTTAGTTTGGAGAAATACCTGCTAAATGTTTAAggaccaacacccccccccccctccattctaATGCAACATTGGTTCTCTCGCTCTGAGCCTTAACTCAGTAGAACGAAAGAAAAAACCTAACTGTGTTCCGGTTTGTGTTCTTGCTGATAATCTCGTGTAATTATTAATTATACCATTAGCAATAATGAGCTTTCGCCCTGTGCCTTCTTAGGTTTGAATCCCCCTAACGTCCTCGGGGATCTGGTTTTGAACAGAGGAAAGGCTTAATGTAATCAAACGCATCCTCGCACGGTATCTAGTTTTAATGTAGAAACACGAGGGTCTGGATTCAGACAGTGACCGCTGttaatgcggggggggggcgtccacaGCCTGACCCAGCAGGGGGGTCTGCGTTGTTGTTTCtgtcaataaaatatattcagtcGGGCTTCtctggtcttttttttcccccatgaaAAACAGTTTGACCAAATGTaaacatgcataaataaatctACATGAACATAAGAGCAGCCTTTAACAGCTGATTTGAACAAGCAGGACTTGAGTGGCTGCATGAAGTTCCTTCTAAGCGgtcacaaaggtcaaaggtcaaacggATCTGATCGATCCACCGCAGCCAAGAGAAGTCATTTGGGATCGGACACGTTCCCCCACTTAGAAGAAAACGCAGAATTGAACCACATAAACCTCTAAATGTAATCCAGCTTCCAGAAACAAGCAGAGATTCGTAGTTTAGTTCTTTTCACTGGGTCTGAGCGTctaacaacaaataaatcatgGATTACGCTTTTCTTTTCGCAGTCACtgttaatataattatatatttgaaAACACTTGAAGATTTCACAGCACAAACCACACAAttaaacacacaagcatgccGGACAGCCAACCTCGGACACAGCTGGTTTCCCGGCATGGGTTTCCATAGTAACTGAATCAAGTACAAACGAGCCTTAGCGACCAGAACAAGCCTGATTCATTTGGTAagcctttatatatatatatgtaaatgtcACTTTGTTGTGTTTGTACTGTGTATTTGCATGTATACGATGCAGCCCCGGCTGTGACAggctgtttatttttagatgttttTAGAATGTAAATAGTTAAGTACAACTACCAGAATGACCCAGAGGAGTAAACTCGATTCTACCGTTTATCTTTTATTAaccaaaccaacaacaacatgtttttCCCCAGATGCATTCTGGGCCACCGACAGCCCGGCTATTCCCAGCACACGAAAAGGAAATGGGTCCGTCTTCTTCAGTTTCACATCAGCGATGCCTGATCAATGAAGGTGGCAAAAGTGATGTCCCGCTGGGACAGGCCCCCGCAGTCATGTGTGCTGAGAGTGATCTGGACCTGGAAGCATAAAGGATCAAAGCATTATGACAGAGCGATGACTTTTTAGTTACCAAGTCCCGTTTAAGGCGGGAGATATCGATGATCAGCCAGGGGGGGTATGACCTAGGTCCTCGGAAGTATTCTACCCACCGACACAATACCTCAAAATAACGACTGTCCTAAAAATCACTCGCAGACCGGTGTGACCTTTGAACTCTGTATTTGCGTCACTCATATGCTGCTCGGTGAACGATGACGCGCTGCAGAGCATTTTAACGTGTCGGTACTTGCAGTCTCATTAGCTCCTCCTCCGAGGAGCTCGTGAAAACATCATGATGGGatattctttactttttttttctattttaattagCCAACTAACTAGTATTAGAAGTGCGGTTTTGCAAAGACAAATGTAGCCGACGGTGTTTTTAATGGTTCACAGGCAGATTGCTCCGAGGCCTGCTTCACTGTatcaaagaaataaaacctgTTAAGCGGTTCTGACAGACACGGCTGTTTGGCCGCTCATTATAATAGTCTGTAAATATTAGCGTCGTTACTTCCGTATTACCTTCTTGactacatttttatatttcgGTTCGGTGACTCCTGCAGCTGCCGTTTGGAGATAACGCGTCCCCTCTGTTGTGGAATCTTCGTGCTGAGCGTGAGGACGCAGGGACTTGAACAAAGACTCGTTAAAGTGTTGCACGAGAACAATCCCCTCGTGCACATTTTCACTGCGTAGCACAAGGAGCTCCTTCAGAATTACTCCCACAAAAGCACTTCGTGTTGAATTTGAATCTTTTCATCCCGTGTGTTACGTTGCCGTCATATTGCCTTAATGAAAATGAGGAGAAGGTACACGGATCCACGTCCTCGTGATCATTACCACCATGAAGTGGTTCCCACTGAACTGCATCCGCTCTCATTGTGTTACTTGTGTATGGAATTATAGTCAGAatatttcatttcctgtttggcgTTTCAACGACCGGCTGGGGACTCTGGACCCAACGAGCTACGAGCACACACTCGCTCTAATCAACCCACGCGGGGTCTCCCACTATCTTAACCGAATGTGGAAATACTAAGAAATTCAATCGCCCTTCTGTGCGAAGGCGGAGCTTTCCTCCCCCCAATCATTAAGAAGAGAGCAAagattttctgtttctttattgTTCCTCTCCCTGCAAATAAAAACGCAAGCGACTTGACAATGGAGCGATTTAAAGAAGCGAGAGCGACACAGAATAtgatctaaatatatatatatatatgtatatgtatatgtgtgtgtatacccCCCCCTGCAGTCCTCATACCTTATTGTAGACATTGAACCATTCAGGGTGGTGGTCCATCTTCTCTGCTTGTAAAGCCACTCTGGTCATGAAACCAAAAGCCTGAAAGAACATGACATTCTAAAAATCACCTGGGGGGGGCGTAACGCCACGCTCGAGTTTCAGAGGGTAAACGGCGGGGAACTAGGAACCTGATTGAAGTCTTTGAAAATGAACTCTTTGTAGATGGCGTCCCGCCCTCCGACCTCCACCCACTGGGCGTTGCTTAGCAACGGCAGCAGGTgggtcctctcctcctccgtcagaCTCTGGACTTTACCAGCcttgagggagggagagagagacgaggtTAACGgtcctgatggggggggggggggtatatacatatatatatacactcaGCAGTCCGGAGGCTGATTCTGAACTCCGACCGGCACCGTCACCATCAGGAGGgggctttgccccccccccccctccggggcGAAGCTGCTAACAAACACGCAGACAGATGCCCGAATCAGAGCGATGACCTCAGCAGGTAGCGTAGCAACCTGTTGCCATGCGCTGCATCCGGTCCATTGTGGAAACGGACGTTCACAGAGCGGGACAAAATGAACGTCATCCATCCAGAACCAAAACAGGTCtccagataaacacacacacacacacacactggacctTGTACTACAAACACGGTGGATaaccaaagacacacacattcatccgGTCGTTGATcctttagttttattttaaatatagttttaaaatgaactgtattttaaatattgataATGCAGCAGATTGTTTTAAGTTACTTTCCAGCGATACTAAAACTAGTGAATTATAGTTTTCCGAGTGTTCCTGTCGTTTGATGATGGTCAGCCGGAGAGAATAAAGGAATAAGTTCACACAGGCTAGTATCTGTAATCGAACAGCGTTGTAGTTGTGCGTGCACGATTAAACAACACAACTCACGCTTTAACGTTCTGCTGTTTGTCTCCCAACACACAATCAGGTTCAGGCAGAGCGCGTGACACGCCGCGCACgccgcgcacgcacgcgcggcACCGAGGTGGGGCACAGTACTCACCATGTTCGCGCGGAAGGGCTTCGGGCACAGCTCTCTGGAAACCCTCTCAGGGGGAGCTCAGCTGGAGCGACACACGAGAGTCACAAGCCCTGCGTGGCAGTCCACGCAGAAGCCTGACCAGAAATCCTCACAGCTGATTGGTTGCCCAGACATTTATCTGGAAAGGttaaaataactaataataatgcttttattgaacaaattaaaatacagatttacagTTAGGATAACACATATAGAAACAAAATGTACAGATACCATGGGGATATCTAAGCACAAGTAcaaccagaaataaaataaaaaactttcaTTCAATTACTGTACATTACAAAACAACATTAGGCATGTTATAATTTGCGTAGAGGAGCCGAGCTGCAACACATTTAAcctaaagcaataaataacgAGCAACGGTCTGACTTAATTCTatagcagttttgttttgttttccaatttTTCAAGgcacaatgcaaacatttttaacattttaaattcgtTGATAAATCCAGGAAAGGAGGGCTTACTATTTTTCCATTTCGCACAGTGAATATGATATTTATCCAGTAACAATATTACGTTTATTATATCTGAACAGATTAGGCCAAATTTGAAGGCGTTGTTTGGAGCAGAGGGAATGGAAATACATAGAGTCGCTGGAACTTAAAGCTGTGACACATCGCCCCCTAGTGGCGCGCAAGGGTTtagaaataatcaaaatgtctttgttgagtccacttttttttccaccagTGTGAATTGGACTAGATACATTTctatgttaaataaaaatgaatatctTTACGTGATTGTAGTCACCAACCTGCGTTCGTGTTCTCCTTCCAGCCTCACATACTGTCCAATACACAAAGTCCGCTGTGGCCTCATGCTGGCCTGAGGCTCATTGATGACCTCTCTATGTAGGGATCTGTTTCATTCTGCTGTGTGGCGAATGCATGGCAGGTTTCAGCAAGCGGCTCCATGTTCAATGGGACGGCGAGCTTTAAGGCGGGGCTTCCCTTTCCTCTTTACTGCTGTGCTCTGGTCATGTCGAAGGTTAATGGGCCGCCCCTGCGAGGTGAAAACTCATCTGTGTTCTGGGAAACGAGCCGCTTAATGAaatgaggagagggagaggatgtGACACGCGATCAGAAATGTCCCTTCAGTATCTTGATTggaatggggtgggggggggcatgctggcATTTAGAATAAAACCATAAGAATAGAGACATTATTTTACAAATGCGTTCTTTCTTATTCCAGCTTTTTAAACGTCTcaacttcagttttatttttgctcagaGATGGTCCAAGCTTTGCTCACTATATAGACATgaggtgggcaaacgttttgacaaaacttgacagaggggccgggccaggagcagatggatggagtgtttgtgtgagctaatataaatggcatgtaaaagacattacatgaaaggattttagccttttacaggtagcattacagggaaaaggtcaaatgaatgaggtttaattataataacatttaatttaataatataatttggacaagttcggcgggccgtgtCAAAAAGCCAaaagggccgtatatggcccttTTGATATAGACCAATTAACAGGAGTCCCCGGCCTTACTGCCCTTTGAAcgcttttcttttattgataGCGTTGTAAAGATGAGCAGTGGCTGTTTTCACATGGAAACATGGAGCACAGCAGAATGACGCCAGCAGTTCTACCTCTGTTCATCCTGGTCGCCGGCTGCTGTGGAGCACACCTGCAGGCAGGTGAGTTCTTTGAGCTTTAGCAGTGGTGGGTTCTGTATAATAACAATGGCGCGTCCGTGAGTGAGAGCTGACTCAGTCAGCGTTCTGCTTCCCTTTATTTACGGTGGAGACAGTGACTCGAGCACCAGCTGTAAATCAGCTCTGCTTTAATTCCATGCAGGTCCCGCTCTGAAACTGGACCAGGCTCTGTTGACGTTTCAGAACAAGCTGCGGGACGAGGTCCAGGTCTTCTACACGTCTGATTACTGCTACGAGGTAATCTGTTTATGGTGTGTTTGTCTCCCCCACTCCTATGCTTGATAAGATTTAGCTGTCTTCTGAGATATGAACTTGCCAGCAAAATGACATATTAAAATTGGAAGGACAAAAATGACTcaagtttttatttcattaaggcgtaaaatattaaatactaaatatttatCAGCACCAACAGTTTCAGATGTCGACTCTTCAACCCTCCAATAGCAGAAACAGCCTCGGCTTGTCCTGGTATGGTACAATAATCTATATTTACTACCggtatatatactatatatatacacagggGGTTGTCAACTTGCGCCTGCAGTTGGTTCCGAGTGTTTTTTCAcaatgacctggcggcttgtgcAGGGAGTGCCCCGCCTtttgcccgttgactgctgggataggctccagcacgacccgcgacccggtaacagacaataGCGGTCAGGAAGGACGGCGAGGACTAGTGAGCACCGAGGCGGCTGTCCAGGAGGAAACTACATCCCTCAACAAAATGGCCCCCAgttcttcctccccttcccaCCCTACCCTACATCAGAGCGTTGCGCCGCCCCGACCCCATCGTGTTTGCTGACACTCTGCAGTAGGTTGAGTCCGTGTTCCGCTTGTCTTCGCTTCTAGTGCGTGTTCCAGCCCGTGGTCACCGTGAAGCCCGACAGCAATGCGTCTGCCGTGCTGAGCACGAGATTCACCCTGACCTTCCGCGTGGAGGCGGAGCCCGCGAACGACTCTCTTTGCCGGTAACACGTTTCACACAAGACGCAAACCAGTGCTTTTCTGTTTAGCCTGTAGCTCTGGCCGCGGGAGTTTAGCGTTCTGGTTAACAGATGCACCGTAGTCACCTCTATTATTTACAGGGTTAGGGGGGCAAGCCTGACCTGCTGTCTGGATAAATCGATCAGGAGCCTTTTTGGAGTTGATAAGAGCTGACAATCTAATATTGATGGAAAGGGAGCTCATTAAATCATCGAAAAGACGCGTCCACTGGAAAGCTGGGAAGTTAGCTGAAGGACACAGCTGCCGTGTGTATAAAGACTCATGGCTGACAGGacactgggtggggggggggtgggggtcatcTGTAAACAAGATGCTGGAGATGTAGTTGCTTCATGTCAAGCCTCTGGTGCTGATCTCAGAGGTCTCGTTTTGTGCTTCCTGGATCAATGCTGGGGGCTCTAACCGGACTGTGCAGctattgatccccccccccccacccattgaAAAAAATGCTCCAATGGATAGTGATAGATAGTATGTCATCCCAACAGTGGATCAATATGAGCAtgcaatgcatgtttttggggccGGAatggggcagggggggggttacacttTTAGTCTCCAGACACTGGGTGGCGCTCCTCAGCTTCACATGAgaatcctcttcttcatcacagTGGATGGAAAAAAGTGGTTGCTCCAAAGGAAATGACCTCAGAGAGGATCAGAGGACATCAATATTCCCTTTGATGTGCTTTTGTGGGACTGTGTTCCTGTTTTTGGATGAAGGTGGAGTCAGAGGTACGAGGAAGCCGGCCACTTCTCTGTTTGGATCCAGATGTCGGGGGCCACCGGTGACCCCACCTGCACGCACGCTGT
Above is a window of Brachionichthys hirsutus isolate HB-005 chromosome 7, CSIRO-AGI_Bhir_v1, whole genome shotgun sequence DNA encoding:
- the sgpl1 gene encoding sphingosine-1-phosphate lyase 1, whose protein sequence is MAYWTSLQVYMEMLLLYLEEGRRQVNTRCSGLEPWQIIGATVLATLGAAWIKGFLFQQESLRSRFKKQCFRLVRKIPFVGGAIQSQLNKALDDMSASLCTLKEGMSYTEQLPQKGLSQSRVLEEIREYETLNEVKWEKGRVSGAVYWGDKSLTNLLVKVYGEFAWSNPLHPDIFPGVRKMEAEVVRMACTLFHGGPNSCGTVTSGGTESILMACKAYRELARERGVRYPEILAPVSVHAAFDKAAHYFGMKLVHIPLDEKTMKVDVKAMKRAISKNTAMLVCSAPQFPHGIMDPVEEVSELAARYKLPLHVDACLGGFLIVFMAKAGYPLAPFDFRLKGVSSISADTHKYGYAPKGSSVILYSDKKYRQYQYFVAPDWQGGIYASPSIAGSRPGGIIAACWATMMHMGENGYIDATKKVIGTARKIKTEVCKINGVFVFGNPEVSVVAIGSDVFDIFRLSNALSSKGWNLNTLQFPSSIHICCTVLHTQKGVAEQFVCDVREQVAIILKNPKEKTTGLGAIYGMAQSIPDRSMVTEISRGFLDCLYSTEASTSSSGHTNSNGKAH
- the pcbd1 gene encoding pterin-4-alpha-carbinolamine dehydratase produces the protein MAGKVQSLTEEERTHLLPLLSNAQWVEVGGRDAIYKEFIFKDFNQAFGFMTRVALQAEKMDHHPEWFNVYNKVQITLSTHDCGGLSQRDITFATFIDQASLM